In Armatimonadota bacterium, a single genomic region encodes these proteins:
- a CDS encoding aldo/keto reductase — MKYARIAHLDKDISRIVCGTDWLMSTAPYDSFKALDAFVEAGGNCFDTAHCYGANSNIFGAWLKARRNAHKLVFLNKGNHPYGSPRFSELFTKNDIFENHERLGVDHTDLYVFHRDDPSVPIEEVVDWMNRIIKAGLITAYGGSNWQPARVEAANKYASDSGQQGFSCNNPNLTLAHNVKPLWDGCVTIDEAGRKWHEANQLPLFAWSSAARGYFAETTDAEVLAAYDCAESQARRARATELGAKKGFSATQIALAWVLNQPFPTFALCGLRKPSDVEQNSQVPDIALTPEEMRYLEHGN, encoded by the coding sequence ATGAAATACGCACGAATTGCCCACTTAGACAAAGATATCTCGCGTATCGTTTGCGGAACCGACTGGTTGATGAGCACAGCGCCGTACGACTCGTTTAAGGCTCTTGATGCCTTTGTAGAAGCAGGCGGCAACTGCTTCGATACTGCCCATTGCTACGGAGCGAACAGCAACATCTTCGGAGCGTGGCTCAAGGCTCGTCGCAATGCGCACAAGTTGGTGTTCCTGAATAAGGGTAACCATCCTTACGGCTCACCAAGGTTCAGTGAACTCTTCACCAAGAACGACATTTTCGAAAACCACGAGCGATTGGGGGTTGATCACACGGATCTGTACGTTTTCCACCGAGACGACCCTTCGGTGCCAATTGAAGAAGTCGTTGATTGGATGAACCGGATTATCAAGGCTGGGCTAATCACCGCTTACGGCGGTTCCAACTGGCAACCGGCTCGCGTTGAGGCGGCCAACAAGTACGCGTCTGATTCAGGGCAACAAGGCTTCTCTTGCAATAATCCTAACCTGACGCTAGCACATAATGTGAAGCCGCTCTGGGACGGCTGCGTCACAATCGACGAAGCTGGGCGTAAGTGGCACGAGGCGAATCAGCTACCGCTGTTCGCTTGGTCATCCGCCGCTCGCGGTTACTTCGCAGAGACTACAGACGCAGAGGTGCTCGCTGCTTACGACTGTGCCGAGAGCCAGGCGCGACGGGCGCGGGCAACCGAGTTGGGAGCAAAAAAGGGCTTTAGCGCGACTCAGATCGCACTGGCTTGGGTCCTCAACCAGCCGTTTCCAACGTTCGCACTCTGTGGGTTGCGTAAACCGAGCGATGTGGAGCAGAACAGTCAAGTTCCGGACATTGCGCTTACGCCAGAAGAAATGCGGTATTTGGAGCACGGCAACTAA
- the ribH gene encoding 6,7-dimethyl-8-ribityllumazine synthase yields the protein MKQIRGKMNGKGKSVAIVVSRWNELVTKELLAGAVEELESHGVANITVVHVPGTWEIPVVVKKLLKSKAAPDGIVALGCILQGQTPHAKLLGGDVGGALMSLQVEFCKPVAWGILTPDTQDQALDRAGLKFGNKGREAALAVVEVVDALSQID from the coding sequence ATGAAGCAGATTCGCGGCAAGATGAACGGTAAAGGCAAGTCAGTGGCGATTGTCGTCAGTCGCTGGAACGAGCTTGTCACCAAGGAACTTCTGGCCGGAGCGGTTGAAGAACTAGAAAGCCACGGCGTGGCAAACATCACGGTCGTCCACGTTCCGGGCACCTGGGAGATTCCAGTCGTTGTTAAAAAGCTGCTGAAAAGTAAGGCGGCCCCGGATGGTATCGTCGCGCTCGGTTGTATTCTTCAAGGCCAGACCCCACACGCCAAACTCCTCGGCGGAGATGTTGGAGGAGCGTTGATGTCTCTCCAAGTCGAATTCTGCAAACCGGTCGCGTGGGGCATCCTCACCCCGGACACTCAGGACCAGGCCCTGGATCGAGCTGGGCTCAAGTTCGGCAATAAAGGCCGCGAAGCGGCACTTGCCGTCGTTGAAGTCGTCGATGCACTTTCGCAGATTGACTGA
- a CDS encoding pyridoxal phosphate-dependent aminotransferase — MNTLNLSHRAQLLKPSPTLAITGKANAMRADGIDVVSFGAGEPDFNTPQPIIDEAVLALNEGFTKYTPSAGIKELKEAICAKLVRENKLNYSPDQIIVSCGAKHSLYNAMQVLLDPGDEVILLAPYWMTYADQVVLAGGTPVVIKCSAEEGFVPTYDQLRDAITPKTRAIVLNSPSNPSGALLPRHTLKEIGALALRNGFWIIADEIYERLIYGYEFESIAALGKDVQDQTITIGGCSKSYAMTGWRIGFAAAPQQVAKAMSNFQDQVTSNPTSFAQRGAVKAFGLPAESVEAMRAEFEVRRDLIVGLLTAIPGVKIDPPKGAFYAFPDVSALLKPGETDLDLAGELLEKALVAVVPGSVFEGQGHIRLSYATSRANIEKGVGRIAEFFAARA, encoded by the coding sequence GTGAACACGCTCAATCTCTCCCATCGCGCTCAACTTTTAAAGCCCTCGCCCACGTTGGCGATTACCGGAAAAGCCAACGCGATGCGAGCCGACGGGATTGATGTCGTCTCGTTTGGGGCTGGTGAACCGGACTTCAACACTCCGCAGCCAATAATCGATGAAGCCGTCTTGGCTCTTAATGAAGGGTTCACGAAGTACACCCCGAGCGCGGGAATCAAGGAGCTGAAGGAAGCAATTTGCGCCAAACTCGTCCGCGAAAACAAGCTGAACTACTCTCCCGACCAGATTATCGTGAGCTGCGGAGCGAAGCACTCGCTCTACAACGCGATGCAGGTTTTATTAGATCCTGGCGATGAAGTCATTTTGCTGGCACCCTATTGGATGACCTACGCAGACCAAGTCGTGCTCGCAGGTGGCACTCCGGTCGTCATCAAATGCTCCGCTGAGGAGGGGTTTGTTCCGACATACGACCAGCTTCGAGATGCGATCACGCCGAAAACTCGCGCAATAGTCCTCAACAGTCCGTCGAACCCGTCTGGTGCGCTTCTTCCTCGTCACACCTTGAAGGAAATCGGAGCACTGGCCCTTCGAAATGGTTTCTGGATCATCGCCGACGAAATTTATGAGCGGCTGATCTATGGCTACGAATTTGAGTCCATCGCTGCCCTCGGAAAAGACGTGCAGGATCAGACGATCACGATTGGCGGATGCTCGAAGAGTTACGCCATGACTGGATGGCGAATTGGGTTCGCCGCCGCCCCTCAACAAGTAGCCAAGGCGATGAGCAATTTCCAAGACCAGGTGACCAGCAATCCCACATCATTCGCCCAACGCGGAGCAGTGAAGGCATTCGGGTTGCCCGCAGAGTCGGTTGAGGCAATGCGAGCAGAGTTCGAGGTGCGCCGCGATCTGATCGTCGGCCTGCTCACCGCAATTCCCGGCGTGAAGATCGATCCTCCCAAGGGCGCCTTCTATGCGTTCCCGGATGTTTCTGCTTTGCTCAAGCCGGGCGAGACTGACTTGGATCTTGCGGGAGAACTTCTCGAAAAGGCACTGGTGGCCGTCGTCCCTGGCTCCGTCTTTGAAGGGCAAGGCCACATCCGTCTGAGTTACGCCACGAGCCGAGCCAACATCGAAAAGGGGGTTGGGCGAATCGCAGAGTTCTTCGCCGCTCGCGCATGA
- a CDS encoding DUF1801 domain-containing protein, producing the protein MHPEPPDYLEFLKPYPSKTVELARGLRQSILSILPPCVEIIWDATNTVGPSYGFSDKNRDHFIHLPTYTSYVNIGFTNGVSLDDPEGRLVGSGAKIRHIKLNRIEDLDDPYIRNLIDQAVLTAARPNVATEPCVIIRQMEGPKRRPKPAA; encoded by the coding sequence ATGCACCCTGAGCCGCCAGACTATCTAGAGTTTCTTAAGCCGTACCCTTCGAAAACCGTTGAGCTTGCCCGCGGGCTTCGTCAATCAATTCTCAGCATTCTTCCTCCGTGCGTCGAAATCATCTGGGACGCCACAAACACCGTTGGCCCCTCCTACGGGTTCTCAGACAAGAATAGAGATCACTTTATCCATCTCCCTACTTACACGAGCTACGTGAACATTGGCTTCACTAACGGGGTTTCGTTGGATGATCCCGAGGGCCGGCTAGTCGGCTCTGGCGCCAAAATTCGGCACATCAAACTGAACCGAATTGAAGACCTGGATGATCCCTACATCCGAAACCTGATTGATCAAGCAGTGTTGACCGCCGCTCGGCCAAACGTTGCGACCGAGCCGTGCGTGATCATCCGCCAGATGGAAGGGCCTAAGCGACGCCCGAAGCCTGCAGCCTAA
- a CDS encoding glycosyltransferase family 4 protein: MHIVQLVESGNPQMFGGVISSCLTRAQFLMEHGHEVSLVCRGYPEWDQPFVHKGVNVYPTRPKDFKLGKLWEKQYLHPLLPHYMAKAVDRIATEKGVDLLEINDSFPAMKMDRVIAKHDIWVAHSIQGTAFLHPGLPPKIKEASMKWEEKVARMSDMSFPLSNYLASAFKPFVDDSRVRIVYNPIPLAFRDYQRQPQQLDASQPLKLLFMARMDSGKRILKLIEAIGRLPDPSRVRLKAVGQGDELAAARRLVGELGLRGSVEFTGDYVYGADAVLAEYDQTDLVVNPTAMEGFSLAILECMGTRTPLMVTDLPPNVEALGRDYPLYFGVDNVEQLSTQLQRVVDDRSLLKTSADEMARRAPLFTPESCFSPMTDALQELEQGKIERRLRAAA, translated from the coding sequence GTGCATATTGTTCAGCTCGTCGAATCGGGCAACCCGCAGATGTTTGGCGGAGTGATATCTTCATGCCTTACCCGAGCCCAGTTCTTGATGGAACACGGACATGAAGTCTCCCTCGTTTGCCGTGGATATCCCGAATGGGATCAGCCGTTCGTGCATAAAGGCGTAAACGTTTATCCAACAAGGCCAAAAGACTTCAAGCTCGGGAAGCTGTGGGAGAAGCAGTACCTCCATCCGCTCCTGCCGCATTACATGGCAAAAGCGGTTGATCGTATAGCGACAGAAAAGGGTGTCGATCTTTTGGAGATCAACGATAGCTTCCCGGCGATGAAGATGGACCGGGTTATCGCCAAGCACGATATCTGGGTCGCGCACTCGATCCAGGGAACGGCGTTTTTACACCCGGGTCTTCCGCCAAAAATCAAAGAAGCCTCGATGAAGTGGGAAGAAAAGGTTGCTCGGATGAGCGACATGTCTTTCCCGCTGAGCAACTACTTGGCCTCGGCATTCAAGCCCTTTGTTGATGATTCGAGAGTGCGGATTGTTTACAACCCGATTCCGTTGGCGTTTCGAGACTATCAGCGACAGCCTCAGCAACTTGACGCAAGTCAGCCGCTCAAGCTTCTCTTTATGGCTCGAATGGACTCCGGGAAGCGCATTTTGAAGCTGATCGAGGCGATTGGGCGACTCCCCGATCCATCGAGGGTTCGGCTGAAAGCGGTCGGTCAAGGCGATGAACTCGCTGCCGCTCGGCGGCTTGTCGGAGAACTAGGTCTTCGCGGATCAGTGGAGTTCACAGGAGATTATGTTTATGGAGCCGATGCAGTACTTGCCGAATATGACCAGACTGACCTGGTCGTAAATCCTACAGCAATGGAAGGTTTTTCCTTGGCGATTCTTGAGTGCATGGGCACTCGGACTCCGCTCATGGTGACAGACTTGCCGCCGAATGTCGAGGCACTGGGCCGGGACTACCCGTTGTACTTTGGAGTGGACAATGTCGAACAACTCTCGACCCAACTCCAACGAGTGGTCGATGACCGGTCGCTACTGAAGACTTCAGCCGACGAAATGGCGCGCCGAGCACCGTTGTTCACTCCCGAGTCGTGCTTCTCGCCGATGACTGATGCGCTTCAGGAACTCGAGCAAGGAAAGATCGAGCGTCGTCTTCGGGCTGCGGCTTAG
- a CDS encoding Gfo/Idh/MocA family oxidoreductase, with amino-acid sequence MAEQVRWGIIGLGNIARQFAEGLAVSKTGKLVAAGSRTLSRAEEFCEKHGGTAYGSYEEVLNDPNVDAVYIATPHHTHMNDTIAAAKAGKAILCEKPVTLNALEAERALAAVKEAGVFFMEAFMYRCTVQTAKIREWIESGLIGEVKLVNASFAFQAGEEWTNFRNDPALGGGGLMDVGSYCVSLARLAFGEEPSEAWYVSQPSAKGVDWIGSGMLKFSENRSAVFQTGVGIICRNDAVIMGTKGRIVVDDPWKNGTGKKIRRYEGWDTVAEELDLGITNAELYAAEADAVAQYLEAGECPHVTIEDTMQQMRTLDKLRASGGVVFGAELKA; translated from the coding sequence ATGGCTGAACAAGTGCGTTGGGGAATTATTGGGCTGGGAAACATTGCTCGGCAGTTTGCGGAAGGACTAGCCGTCTCAAAGACAGGAAAGCTTGTAGCGGCGGGTTCGAGAACTCTGAGCCGGGCCGAGGAGTTTTGCGAAAAGCACGGGGGAACCGCCTACGGTTCGTACGAGGAAGTGCTCAACGATCCGAATGTCGATGCGGTCTACATCGCAACTCCGCACCATACACACATGAACGATACGATCGCGGCGGCAAAAGCCGGAAAAGCGATTCTGTGCGAGAAGCCAGTTACGCTGAATGCCCTGGAAGCCGAGCGAGCATTGGCTGCGGTGAAGGAAGCCGGCGTCTTCTTCATGGAGGCATTTATGTATCGCTGTACAGTCCAGACGGCAAAGATTCGTGAGTGGATCGAAAGCGGTTTGATTGGTGAAGTAAAGCTGGTGAACGCCTCGTTCGCATTCCAAGCGGGCGAAGAGTGGACGAACTTCCGGAACGACCCGGCTCTTGGTGGCGGTGGGCTGATGGATGTCGGCTCGTACTGCGTTTCGCTTGCCAGGCTGGCGTTTGGCGAAGAGCCGAGTGAAGCATGGTACGTTTCGCAACCAAGTGCAAAGGGCGTGGATTGGATCGGTAGCGGAATGCTCAAGTTCTCCGAAAACCGCTCGGCGGTTTTCCAGACGGGTGTCGGAATCATCTGCCGAAACGATGCGGTGATCATGGGAACCAAAGGGCGAATTGTGGTTGATGACCCTTGGAAGAACGGGACGGGGAAGAAGATTCGTCGCTATGAGGGTTGGGACACCGTGGCCGAAGAACTCGACCTGGGAATCACAAATGCTGAGCTTTATGCCGCAGAAGCGGATGCCGTTGCGCAGTATCTTGAAGCCGGCGAATGCCCTCACGTGACGATCGAGGACACGATGCAGCAAATGAGAACTCTTGACAAACTCCGAGCCTCTGGAGGAGTCGTTTTTGGAGCGGAGCTGAAAGCATGA
- a CDS encoding iron ABC transporter permease produces MPKPTLRIIWLGCLLLLLGFLLHVGIGSTLWYNPLAILGEVLRGPVGDNYTNNVIWNLRLPRACYCLFVGASLGVCGAALQTLFRNPLAEPYVVGASSGAAIGGALTLGLGFSEGLLIIIKPVAGFGTGLLTLLLVTRLSRRNGVIETPSLLLAGVVVSTMLSSLLSLIVLESGKDQAVLLRWLMGSMSTAFWWPVLLLAGSFVIGFLLLFRASRKLNALAVGEDTAASVGVDVQKLRNQVLVVVTAMVAITVGPVGIIGFVGLVAPHIARSLVGVDLRKTLPLSAIAGSLLLLASDAIAQRGPQGTELPVGIVTSILGAPSLLILMRRR; encoded by the coding sequence ATGCCCAAGCCAACTCTGCGCATCATCTGGCTTGGGTGCCTGCTTCTGCTTCTTGGTTTCCTGCTTCATGTGGGAATCGGGAGCACGCTATGGTACAACCCGCTGGCCATCCTTGGAGAAGTTCTTCGGGGACCTGTCGGCGACAACTACACGAACAACGTGATTTGGAACTTGCGGCTTCCTCGGGCCTGCTACTGCCTGTTCGTCGGAGCATCGCTGGGAGTCTGCGGGGCCGCTTTGCAGACTCTCTTCCGAAATCCACTCGCGGAACCGTACGTTGTTGGCGCCTCGAGCGGGGCCGCTATCGGCGGCGCACTGACCCTCGGTCTTGGATTCTCAGAGGGGTTGCTGATTATCATCAAACCGGTTGCAGGCTTCGGGACTGGCTTACTGACTCTATTGCTTGTCACTCGACTTTCCCGACGCAACGGAGTCATTGAGACACCATCGTTGCTGCTTGCTGGAGTTGTTGTTTCAACCATGCTCAGCTCGCTACTTTCCCTCATCGTGCTAGAGAGTGGAAAGGATCAAGCCGTCTTGTTACGGTGGCTAATGGGCAGCATGTCCACGGCGTTCTGGTGGCCGGTTCTGCTCCTTGCCGGTTCCTTCGTGATAGGTTTCTTACTCCTGTTCCGGGCGTCTCGAAAACTCAACGCGTTGGCAGTTGGCGAGGATACAGCGGCTTCGGTTGGAGTAGACGTCCAGAAGTTACGGAATCAGGTCCTCGTTGTTGTGACGGCCATGGTTGCGATCACAGTTGGCCCGGTCGGCATTATTGGTTTCGTTGGATTAGTCGCCCCTCACATTGCCCGTTCCCTGGTTGGGGTCGACCTCCGAAAGACCCTCCCTCTATCCGCGATAGCTGGCTCGCTGTTGCTTCTGGCATCGGATGCTATCGCTCAGAGAGGCCCCCAAGGTACCGAGCTTCCGGTCGGCATAGTGACTTCCATCCTCGGTGCTCCAAGCCTCCTTATCCTGATGCGTCGACGCTAA